From Acinetobacter sp. ASP199, the proteins below share one genomic window:
- a CDS encoding 2-hydroxyacid dehydrogenase, giving the protein MKAVYLDYASLDQQDLDFQALHAVFDELTLYPATSTAELLARVQDVDVIITNKVMVNAETIQQCPQLKLILISATGTNNVDLAAAKARNIVVCNCQAYGTSAVAQHTLMLMLNLATSFLSYQQKLQQGEWQKASQFCLLDSPIVELSGKTLGIVGYGELGKAVAKLAEAFDMKVMIGSLPNRPGDASRVPFAELLSQVDFLSLHCPLTEETRDLISHAELDAMKPSAFLINCARGGIVNEAALAQALREGKIAGAATDVLTVEPPKEGNVLLDPSIPNLIVTPHNAWGSVDARQRIVDQMVENAKAFQAGQPIRQVN; this is encoded by the coding sequence GTGAAAGCCGTATATTTGGATTATGCTTCTCTGGATCAACAGGATCTCGACTTTCAGGCACTGCATGCCGTATTTGACGAGTTAACACTTTATCCTGCAACTTCTACGGCTGAGCTTTTGGCACGTGTCCAGGATGTTGATGTCATCATCACCAATAAAGTCATGGTGAATGCTGAAACCATTCAGCAATGTCCTCAACTGAAGCTAATTTTAATCTCTGCCACAGGCACCAATAATGTCGATCTGGCCGCAGCCAAAGCGCGCAATATTGTGGTGTGTAACTGTCAGGCTTATGGTACTTCCGCCGTTGCTCAACATACCCTTATGTTAATGCTCAATCTGGCAACGTCTTTTCTGTCTTATCAGCAAAAATTACAACAAGGCGAATGGCAAAAAGCTTCCCAATTTTGTCTGCTAGATTCCCCGATTGTAGAATTGTCTGGTAAAACCCTCGGCATTGTAGGTTATGGAGAACTGGGTAAGGCTGTGGCTAAACTGGCAGAAGCTTTTGACATGAAGGTGATGATTGGATCATTGCCAAATCGTCCGGGTGATGCCTCACGTGTACCATTCGCCGAGCTATTGTCTCAGGTCGATTTCCTCAGTTTGCACTGTCCTTTGACTGAAGAAACCCGTGACTTGATCAGCCATGCCGAGCTGGATGCGATGAAACCAAGCGCTTTTCTGATTAACTGTGCACGTGGCGGCATTGTGAATGAAGCGGCGCTGGCACAGGCATTACGTGAAGGCAAGATTGCTGGCGCTGCCACCGATGTACTTACGGTAGAACCACCGAAAGAAGGTAATGTACTGCTCGACCCAAGCATCCCAAATCTGATTGTCACACCGCACAATGCCTGGGGTAGTGTCGATGCCCGCCAGCGCATCGTGGATCAGATGGTGGAAAATGCTAAAGCCTTTCAGGCAGGCCAGCCGATTCGTCAGGTGAACTGA
- a CDS encoding IS30 family transposase, with translation MKQYTQLSQDERYEIYAALKSKSSISTLARELGRSRSTLYREIKRNTGKRGYRAQQAEKFSSQRRYRSSSQMTDFALVYIRYLIGLDWSPEQISGALTQRGWLDVPSHEWIYQYVYLDKSKGGKLHLHLRHQKKYRKRGYKNTDRRGQLVDRTSIHCRDEVVEKRQRLGDFEGDTVIGKNHKGALLTLVERKSLYVHIVHLGQTRTTTKTISCALACLRSSHAYSVTFDNGKEFSEHRRITEAGIETYFADPYKSIQRARNENTNGLIRQYLPKSSSFDEVSNEQIEQIEFALNHRPRKTLGWYTPSEVMAGFYTVALAA, from the coding sequence ATGAAGCAATACACCCAACTTTCTCAAGATGAAAGATACGAAATTTATGCTGCTTTGAAAAGCAAATCTTCAATCTCTACCCTTGCCAGGGAGCTTGGACGTTCTCGATCAACCCTTTATCGTGAGATCAAAAGAAATACTGGAAAACGTGGATATCGAGCTCAACAGGCAGAGAAATTTTCAAGTCAAAGACGATATCGATCCTCTTCACAAATGACAGATTTTGCTCTCGTTTATATTCGTTATCTGATTGGCTTAGATTGGTCTCCTGAGCAAATTTCAGGTGCTTTAACACAACGAGGTTGGCTTGATGTGCCTTCACATGAATGGATTTATCAGTATGTTTATCTAGATAAATCTAAAGGTGGTAAGCTCCACCTTCATTTAAGGCATCAAAAGAAATATCGTAAACGAGGTTATAAAAATACAGACCGTAGAGGCCAACTCGTTGATAGAACAAGTATTCACTGTCGCGATGAGGTCGTCGAGAAACGTCAACGCCTAGGTGATTTTGAAGGTGATACCGTGATAGGCAAGAATCACAAGGGGGCATTATTAACTCTGGTTGAGCGCAAAAGCTTGTATGTACATATCGTTCATTTGGGACAAACTAGAACCACAACTAAAACGATTTCGTGTGCTTTAGCATGTTTGCGCAGCAGTCATGCCTACAGTGTAACCTTTGATAATGGTAAGGAGTTCTCCGAGCACCGGCGGATAACGGAAGCAGGGATAGAGACGTACTTTGCAGATCCATACAAGTCGATTCAACGAGCCAGAAATGAAAATACCAATGGTCTGATCAGGCAATATCTGCCAAAATCATCTTCGTTTGATGAAGTGTCAAATGAACAAATAGAGCAGATAGAATTTGCTCTCAATCATCGCCCTAGAAAAACACTAGGCTGGTATACGCCTAGTGAAGTTATGGCTGGTTTTTATACTGTTGCACTTGCTGCTTGA
- the glyS gene encoding glycine--tRNA ligase subunit beta, whose product MSKHTVLFELGCEELPPKSLKKLRDALQAETVKGLKDAGLAFDSIEAYAAPRRLALKIVNVDGAQADTQKRFDGPAKQAAFDAEGKPTKALEGFMRGQGITVDQVSTFQAGKIEKVCYLKDVKGQNLNVLLPQILQNALDNLPIAKRMRSAASRTEFVRPVKWVVLLKDNDVVDATIQDHKAGNVTFGHRFHAPEAITLTHADDYLAKLKAAYVVASFEERQAIIDQQVKALADEVNAIAIVPADLRDEVTALVEWPVALRASFEERFLAVPQEALITTMQDNQKYFCLVNSDNKLQPYFITVSNIESKDPTQIIEGNEKVVRPRLSDAEFFFLQDQKQPLASRKEKLANMVFQAELGTLWDKSTRIAKLAVALAPITGAKAEDAEKAALLAKCDLTSELVGEFPELQGIAGTYYARLEGENAEVAESLGEQYLPKFAGDVLPKTKTGTTIALADRLDTLTGIFGIGQAPTGSKDPFALRRSAIGILRLVTENELDVSIEDLIKLALAAYGDVLKDHDKTLADAVAFLEGRYRAKYEDQGVAVDVIQAVQALSPKSPLDFDKRVNAVNHFRTLPEAAALAAANKRVANILAKETAPEGAVVEANLVEDAEKALFAELAKIAPQVEPLFAAKDYTAALSALAALRAPVDAFFDGVMVMADDADLKANRLRMLAQLRDLFTKVADISVLQH is encoded by the coding sequence ATGTCTAAACATACCGTTTTGTTCGAATTGGGTTGTGAAGAACTTCCACCAAAAAGCCTGAAAAAATTACGTGATGCGCTGCAAGCAGAAACAGTAAAAGGCTTAAAAGATGCAGGTCTTGCGTTTGATTCTATCGAAGCCTATGCAGCACCACGTCGCTTGGCATTAAAAATTGTTAATGTAGATGGCGCACAAGCAGACACGCAAAAGCGTTTTGACGGCCCTGCAAAACAAGCGGCATTTGATGCTGAAGGAAAACCAACTAAAGCTTTGGAAGGCTTTATGCGTGGTCAAGGCATCACGGTTGATCAAGTATCGACTTTCCAAGCAGGTAAAATTGAAAAAGTGTGCTACCTAAAAGACGTGAAAGGTCAAAACCTTAATGTACTTTTACCGCAAATTTTACAAAATGCTTTAGACAACCTACCAATCGCAAAACGCATGCGTTCAGCAGCAAGCCGTACCGAATTCGTACGTCCGGTAAAATGGGTGGTGTTGTTAAAAGACAACGATGTGGTTGATGCAACCATTCAAGATCACAAAGCGGGTAACGTAACATTCGGTCACCGTTTCCATGCACCTGAAGCGATCACTTTAACGCACGCTGACGACTACTTAGCGAAGTTAAAAGCAGCTTACGTTGTGGCTTCTTTTGAAGAGCGTCAGGCGATCATCGACCAACAAGTGAAAGCATTGGCTGATGAAGTAAATGCTATTGCAATCGTGCCTGCGGATCTTCGTGACGAAGTGACTGCATTGGTTGAATGGCCTGTTGCGCTTCGTGCAAGCTTCGAAGAACGCTTCCTTGCGGTTCCTCAAGAAGCACTCATCACTACAATGCAGGACAACCAAAAGTACTTCTGCTTAGTGAATAGCGACAATAAACTTCAACCTTACTTCATTACTGTGTCAAACATTGAGTCGAAAGACCCGACACAAATTATTGAAGGTAACGAGAAAGTTGTTCGTCCACGTTTGTCAGATGCTGAATTCTTCTTCTTACAAGATCAAAAGCAACCGCTTGCATCTCGTAAAGAGAAACTTGCAAACATGGTATTCCAAGCTGAATTGGGTACGCTTTGGGACAAATCGACACGTATTGCGAAATTGGCTGTAGCACTTGCACCGATTACTGGCGCTAAAGCGGAAGATGCTGAAAAAGCTGCCCTTCTTGCAAAATGTGACTTAACATCTGAGCTTGTGGGTGAATTCCCAGAACTTCAAGGGATCGCGGGTACTTACTACGCACGTCTTGAAGGTGAAAATGCTGAAGTGGCTGAGTCTTTAGGTGAGCAATACTTGCCTAAATTTGCAGGTGACGTTTTACCGAAAACTAAGACAGGTACTACGATTGCCCTTGCGGATCGTTTAGACACGCTCACAGGTATTTTCGGTATCGGTCAAGCGCCTACAGGTTCTAAAGACCCGTTTGCACTGCGTCGTTCTGCAATTGGTATTTTGCGTCTTGTGACTGAAAACGAGCTTGATGTTTCAATTGAAGATTTGATCAAACTTGCACTTGCTGCCTATGGCGATGTATTGAAAGATCACGATAAGACTTTAGCTGATGCGGTTGCATTCCTTGAAGGTCGTTACCGTGCGAAATACGAAGACCAAGGCGTGGCTGTTGATGTGATTCAAGCCGTTCAAGCATTGTCTCCAAAATCTCCGCTTGATTTTGACAAGCGTGTAAATGCGGTAAATCACTTCCGCACATTGCCTGAAGCGGCTGCGCTTGCTGCTGCCAACAAGCGTGTTGCGAATATCTTAGCAAAAGAAACTGCGCCTGAAGGTGCTGTGGTTGAAGCTAACCTGGTTGAAGATGCTGAAAAAGCATTGTTCGCTGAACTTGCGAAAATTGCGCCTCAAGTTGAGCCGTTATTTGCTGCGAAAGACTACACTGCTGCGTTGTCTGCACTTGCTGCACTTCGTGCGCCAGTCGATGCATTCTTTGATGGTGTCATGGTCATGGCGGATGATGCTGATCTGAAAGCAAACCGTTTACGTATGCTTGCTCAACTTCGTGACTTGTTTACGAAAGTGGCTGATATTTCGGTGTTGCAGCATTAA
- the glyQ gene encoding glycine--tRNA ligase subunit alpha: MSRAISHIDTFQGLILALQNYWAEQGCVVLQPYDMEMGAGTFHTATFLRALGPETWNAAYVQPSRRPKDGRYGENPNRLQHYYQFQVVLKPNPDNIQQLYLDSLKAIGIDPLVHDIRFVEDNWESPTLGAWGLGWEVWLNGMEVTQFTYFQQVGGVECYPVTGEITYGLERLAMYLQGVDSVYDLVWTKGQFGTVTYGDVFHQNEVEQSTYNFEYAPVDKLFELFDFYEAEASRLIEAKLPLPAYEQVVKASHSFNLLDARGAISVTERQRYILRVRTLARSIATSYVAARAELGFPMAEPALRDEVLAQLKAQVEAEAEAEAEAEAEAKVESKESK; the protein is encoded by the coding sequence ATGAGTCGCGCCATATCGCATATTGATACCTTCCAAGGCTTAATTCTTGCCTTACAAAACTACTGGGCGGAGCAAGGCTGCGTCGTTTTACAACCTTACGACATGGAAATGGGTGCAGGGACATTCCACACTGCAACTTTCCTACGCGCATTAGGTCCTGAAACCTGGAACGCTGCATATGTTCAGCCATCACGTCGTCCGAAAGATGGTCGTTATGGTGAAAACCCGAACCGTTTGCAACACTACTACCAATTCCAAGTGGTATTGAAGCCAAACCCAGACAACATCCAACAGTTGTACCTCGACTCGCTTAAAGCGATTGGCATTGACCCACTTGTACACGACATCCGTTTTGTAGAAGACAACTGGGAATCTCCGACACTGGGTGCCTGGGGCTTGGGTTGGGAAGTTTGGTTAAATGGTATGGAAGTGACGCAGTTCACTTACTTCCAGCAAGTCGGTGGTGTTGAGTGCTATCCGGTTACAGGCGAAATTACCTACGGTCTTGAACGTCTTGCCATGTACCTGCAAGGTGTCGATTCTGTTTACGATCTTGTTTGGACCAAAGGTCAGTTCGGCACTGTGACTTATGGTGACGTATTCCATCAAAATGAAGTGGAACAATCGACGTATAACTTTGAATATGCACCGGTTGATAAACTGTTTGAACTGTTTGACTTCTACGAAGCTGAAGCATCTCGTTTAATCGAAGCAAAACTTCCGTTACCTGCATACGAGCAAGTGGTTAAAGCATCACACAGCTTTAACTTACTCGATGCACGTGGCGCGATTTCTGTGACTGAACGTCAGCGTTACATTTTACGTGTACGTACATTGGCACGTTCTATTGCGACCAGCTATGTAGCAGCACGTGCGGAACTTGGTTTCCCAATGGCAGAACCTGCTTTACGTGATGAAGTGTTGGCACAGCTCAAAGCACAAGTTGAAGCAGAAGCAGAAGCAGAAGCAGAAGCAGAAGCAGAAGCAAAAGTTGAATCTAAGGAGAGCAAATAA
- a CDS encoding HPP family protein, producing MLHSSLEWLQSLKPDFKILPVKDRILCGLGALIGLALSSLISLWALGDFQAWYIAPMGASSVLLFAVPASPLAQPWNMVVGNTIASIVGVSCTLLFPSLTLAFSLAVAIAIILMLSTDSLHPPSGAVAITAVLGGNAIHELGYAFVFYPVLLNSVLLMVVAIVFNRMLGKAYPQQLQLNTRSKDPTPTQKVTIQPQDIQAVLDQQTQLLDISEYDLQKIILEAQSKASERADSPFLCQDIMSKDVASLQESDDIRHALAKFRQMNLMSLPVVNAEKKLVGTLAMYQLVEWFERATDIRNGWESEVGHIMSRKVVTVQPGQPIQDLVPYFVERSFNYIPVLDEGQLVGIISRADIIAALYQELNHFKLSA from the coding sequence GTGTTGCATAGTTCCTTAGAATGGCTACAAAGCCTCAAGCCAGATTTTAAAATTCTCCCTGTCAAAGACCGTATCCTGTGTGGTTTAGGTGCGTTGATTGGTCTGGCATTGTCATCTTTAATCAGTCTGTGGGCGCTGGGTGACTTTCAGGCCTGGTATATCGCACCGATGGGTGCATCCTCAGTATTGTTATTCGCCGTACCTGCCAGTCCACTTGCGCAACCGTGGAATATGGTGGTCGGAAATACCATTGCCTCGATCGTGGGGGTGAGCTGTACTTTGCTGTTTCCAAGCCTGACGCTTGCATTCAGTCTGGCAGTAGCAATCGCTATTATTTTAATGCTGAGTACCGATTCTCTGCATCCACCGAGCGGGGCGGTGGCGATTACCGCGGTACTGGGCGGAAATGCCATTCATGAACTGGGTTATGCCTTTGTATTCTATCCGGTATTGCTGAACTCGGTACTGTTAATGGTGGTAGCGATTGTATTTAACCGGATGCTGGGTAAGGCTTATCCGCAGCAGCTGCAGCTTAACACCCGTTCCAAAGATCCAACCCCAACTCAGAAAGTCACGATTCAGCCGCAGGATATCCAGGCGGTGTTAGATCAACAGACCCAGTTGCTGGATATCAGTGAATATGACCTGCAAAAAATCATTCTGGAAGCGCAGAGCAAGGCCAGTGAACGTGCTGATAGCCCATTTCTGTGTCAGGACATCATGAGTAAAGACGTGGCTAGCCTGCAGGAAAGTGATGATATTCGACATGCTTTGGCGAAGTTTCGACAGATGAATCTGATGAGCCTGCCAGTAGTGAATGCTGAGAAAAAACTGGTGGGGACTTTGGCGATGTATCAGCTGGTGGAATGGTTTGAGCGTGCTACCGACATTCGTAATGGCTGGGAATCAGAAGTAGGACATATCATGAGCCGAAAGGTAGTGACTGTACAGCCAGGTCAGCCGATTCAGGACTTGGTGCCATATTTTGTTGAGCGTTCCTTCAACTATATTCCGGTGCTGGACGAAGGTCAGTTGGTCGGTATCATCAGTCGCGCTGACATAATTGCTGCTTTATATCAGGAGTTAAATCACTTCAAACTGAGTGCCTGA
- a CDS encoding DASS family sodium-coupled anion symporter produces the protein MTENFATPTNAMPKGVVKGWVIIIIAALLSFGLYNILPYDQNANKGLALLTFIAILWLTEAIHITITALLVPVLAVLLAMPMAKGDELVPITTKVALQTFADPVIFLFFGGFALAAALHIQKLDKKIAMWIISMSGGHLGISVLAIFIVTAALSMWISNTATAAMMLPLALGLLSHLDVNKDRKTFVFILLGIAYSASIGGLGTIVGSPPNAIAAKALDYDFADWMKIGLPMMFIILPAMLVSLYLVLRPKLNHKVQFVTEDIPWTGTRIATMLLFICTAIAWIFSKKLTEMFGISQPDTWVAIVAACMVVILGTATWKQISDNTDWGVLYLFGGGLTLSAVLKDSGSSLVLGQTLANAFGDASPLVIIFVVATFIIFLTEFTSNTASAALLVPVFAAIADQMGMPKEILVIVIGIGASCAFMLPVATPPNAIVFGTGHVQQSEMMKVGFVLNIMCVFLVSLFVYWYFI, from the coding sequence ATGACTGAAAATTTTGCTACGCCCACCAATGCTATGCCCAAGGGGGTTGTCAAAGGCTGGGTGATTATTATCATCGCTGCGCTTCTATCGTTCGGCTTATACAACATTTTACCGTATGACCAAAATGCCAATAAAGGTCTTGCCCTGCTGACCTTTATTGCCATTTTATGGCTGACTGAAGCGATTCACATCACCATTACGGCTTTATTGGTGCCCGTATTAGCCGTCCTTTTAGCCATGCCCATGGCAAAAGGTGATGAACTTGTACCGATTACCACCAAAGTGGCACTTCAAACCTTTGCTGACCCGGTAATCTTTTTATTCTTCGGCGGTTTTGCTTTAGCCGCGGCTTTACATATCCAAAAACTGGATAAAAAAATTGCAATGTGGATTATCTCGATGTCAGGTGGACATTTAGGGATTTCCGTTTTGGCAATTTTTATCGTGACTGCTGCCCTATCCATGTGGATTTCCAACACTGCAACTGCAGCCATGATGCTTCCACTTGCGCTCGGCTTACTCTCACACCTGGATGTAAACAAAGATCGTAAAACTTTCGTGTTTATTCTGTTAGGTATTGCCTACTCAGCAAGTATTGGTGGTCTGGGGACTATTGTCGGCTCTCCACCGAATGCGATTGCAGCCAAAGCGCTTGATTATGACTTTGCAGACTGGATGAAAATTGGTTTACCAATGATGTTCATTATCCTCCCTGCAATGTTGGTGAGTTTATATTTGGTACTGCGCCCGAAATTGAATCACAAAGTGCAATTTGTTACTGAAGATATTCCTTGGACAGGCACACGTATTGCAACCATGCTGTTGTTTATCTGTACCGCGATTGCCTGGATTTTCAGTAAAAAATTGACTGAAATGTTCGGTATCTCTCAACCAGATACATGGGTTGCGATTGTCGCTGCATGTATGGTGGTGATTTTAGGTACGGCAACATGGAAACAGATTTCCGATAATACCGACTGGGGTGTGCTTTACCTATTTGGTGGTGGTTTAACGCTGAGCGCTGTTCTCAAAGATTCTGGTAGCTCATTGGTTCTCGGACAAACCCTTGCTAATGCCTTTGGTGATGCATCACCACTGGTGATTATCTTCGTGGTCGCAACCTTCATTATCTTCTTGACTGAATTTACCAGTAACACCGCTTCTGCTGCTTTACTTGTACCTGTATTTGCTGCTATTGCAGATCAAATGGGTATGCCTAAAGAGATTCTAGTCATTGTGATTGGTATTGGTGCTTCTTGTGCCTTTATGCTTCCTGTAGCAACACCACCAAATGCGATTGTATTTGGTACAGGTCATGTCCAACAATCAGAAATGATGAAAGTCGGATTTGTGCTCAACATCATGTGCGTATTCTTGGTATCACTATTTGTATATTGGTACTTTATCTAA
- a CDS encoding sulfite exporter TauE/SafE family protein, with amino-acid sequence MTQHEGIILGLCLMAAVLHGISGIGFPMMSTAALSSHYDLAHAVALVTLPCLILNMVMLGADPTRSWQQSLRYYTQKFWPLVLSSLIGSILGVKLLLFVDQAYLKLLMGVSMLIYVLDQFRRQPFSLASNTQNMLIFGALAGLIGGATNAMAPFLMMYLLSARLAKVEIVVVSNLCFVASKWVQLAMLTPVILSFQRPEFNLLILITLFALFGIWLGSRLRHVLAAQHFKVVVLMVLMAFALHALWQGVALLQHS; translated from the coding sequence ATGACACAACACGAAGGGATCATTCTCGGTCTCTGTCTAATGGCCGCCGTACTGCATGGAATAAGTGGTATTGGCTTCCCGATGATGAGTACTGCTGCACTGTCGAGCCATTATGATCTCGCCCATGCAGTTGCTTTGGTGACGCTTCCTTGCCTAATTTTAAATATGGTCATGCTAGGTGCAGACCCTACCCGCTCCTGGCAACAAAGTCTGCGCTATTACACGCAAAAGTTTTGGCCTTTGGTACTCAGCAGTTTGATTGGTAGCATTTTGGGGGTCAAGTTACTCTTATTTGTAGATCAGGCTTATCTCAAATTACTGATGGGAGTCAGTATGCTGATCTATGTGCTAGATCAGTTTCGTCGCCAACCTTTCAGTCTCGCCAGCAATACCCAAAACATGCTGATCTTTGGTGCGCTTGCAGGTCTCATTGGCGGTGCAACCAATGCGATGGCACCCTTCCTGATGATGTATTTACTTAGTGCCCGACTTGCCAAAGTTGAAATCGTGGTGGTCAGTAACTTATGTTTTGTCGCCAGCAAATGGGTACAACTGGCGATGCTTACACCGGTCATACTCAGCTTCCAGCGCCCTGAATTTAATCTTCTCATTCTCATCACACTCTTTGCCCTTTTTGGCATTTGGCTGGGTAGTCGCCTACGCCATGTCTTAGCTGCGCAGCATTTTAAAGTCGTGGTTTTAATGGTCCTCATGGCATTTGCGCTACACGCGCTTTGGCAAGGTGTTGCACTATTACAACATTCTTAA
- a CDS encoding PspC domain-containing protein: protein MANVGLYRSNRSNMIAGVMGGIAERFGWNANLLRLIFVVISIMSAAFPGILVYLVLWLVMPKKQAMVEHTPYQSMGYQRPIRDVNKDPL, encoded by the coding sequence ATGGCCAATGTTGGTTTATATCGCTCTAACCGCTCGAACATGATTGCAGGTGTGATGGGTGGTATTGCTGAACGTTTTGGTTGGAATGCAAATTTACTGCGTCTGATTTTCGTGGTGATCTCTATCATGAGTGCCGCTTTCCCAGGTATCTTGGTTTATCTTGTACTTTGGCTGGTCATGCCAAAAAAGCAAGCTATGGTTGAACATACCCCATATCAGTCTATGGGCTATCAACGACCAATTCGTGATGTCAATAAAGATCCGTTATAA
- a CDS encoding long-chain-acyl-CoA synthetase — protein MSQTTQHDLIGIADVAAKIPAFLKKVPNLVNGLRQAYLRTPNTAAGLGLAFEKAVQCNPEGIALRFEDQSFSYTELNGWANQIAHYYLSLGAKKGDVVALMVENRPEMIASVIGLAKLGVTIALLNTSQVGKVLAHSINLVKPIAVIVGEECHAAVAEIRHELNIASDRFHWFADQPTQQNPGQAPEGFINLAEVIDTFPKFNPSTTHSVQGKDGLFYIYTSGTTGLPKAVIFTNSRWTLAYGTYGHVLNLGKEDVMYCTLPLYHATGMVVCWCGVIAGAGTFAIRRKFSTSSFWKDVQKFDASVIGYVGELCRYLMDAPPSELEKGHRVKKMIGNGMRPNIWDKFKNRFGIEEVLELYASSEGNVGFSNVFNFDNTVGFSPTPYAIVEFDKDKNEPVRDAKGHCKRVKKGATGLLIGKITRRSPFDGYTDPEKNKSVILKDVFCKGDAYFNTGDLVRDIGFRHAQFVDRLGDTFRWKGENVSTTEVENMLTEYDKIVEAVVYGVEIPNTNGRAGMAAITLKPEAELSDTDLKDMLSCFKKCLPAYAVPVFLRIQQQVETTGTFKYQKNKLKEQSFDPSKTDERLLVCLPGSDAYCDVTPEVFANIQAYQYRF, from the coding sequence ATGAGCCAAACCACACAACATGATCTGATTGGTATTGCTGATGTCGCAGCCAAAATCCCCGCTTTCCTGAAAAAAGTGCCGAACTTGGTAAATGGACTTAGGCAGGCTTATTTACGTACCCCGAATACCGCTGCAGGTCTGGGTCTCGCCTTTGAAAAAGCGGTACAGTGCAACCCTGAAGGCATTGCCCTGCGTTTTGAAGATCAGAGCTTTAGCTATACAGAACTGAATGGCTGGGCCAACCAGATTGCACATTACTACCTGTCGCTAGGTGCAAAAAAAGGTGATGTCGTTGCCCTGATGGTCGAGAACCGTCCGGAAATGATCGCCAGCGTGATTGGTCTGGCCAAGCTTGGTGTGACCATTGCCCTGCTGAACACCTCACAAGTCGGTAAGGTGCTGGCGCACAGCATTAATCTGGTCAAGCCGATTGCAGTAATTGTGGGTGAAGAATGTCACGCCGCAGTTGCCGAAATCCGTCATGAATTAAATATCGCATCGGACCGTTTCCACTGGTTTGCCGATCAACCTACTCAGCAAAACCCTGGCCAGGCACCTGAAGGTTTTATCAATCTCGCTGAAGTTATTGATACTTTCCCGAAGTTTAATCCATCAACAACACATAGTGTGCAAGGTAAAGATGGTCTATTTTACATCTACACTTCCGGCACAACCGGTTTACCAAAAGCTGTCATTTTTACCAATAGCCGCTGGACCCTTGCCTATGGCACCTATGGTCATGTGCTAAATCTGGGTAAAGAGGATGTGATGTACTGCACCCTGCCCCTGTATCACGCAACGGGTATGGTGGTGTGCTGGTGTGGCGTGATTGCCGGTGCAGGGACATTTGCGATTCGCCGTAAATTCTCAACTTCTTCATTCTGGAAAGATGTACAAAAATTTGATGCTTCTGTGATTGGTTATGTCGGTGAACTGTGTCGTTACCTGATGGATGCACCGCCTTCCGAGCTGGAAAAAGGTCACCGCGTCAAGAAAATGATCGGTAACGGCATGCGTCCGAACATCTGGGATAAATTCAAAAACCGTTTCGGCATTGAAGAAGTACTGGAGCTATATGCATCCAGTGAAGGTAATGTCGGCTTCAGTAATGTGTTTAACTTTGACAATACTGTCGGTTTCTCTCCGACTCCGTATGCCATTGTTGAATTCGATAAAGACAAAAACGAGCCGGTACGTGATGCCAAAGGCCACTGTAAACGCGTCAAAAAAGGCGCAACAGGCCTGTTGATTGGTAAAATTACCCGTCGTTCCCCATTTGATGGCTATACCGATCCGGAAAAGAATAAGTCTGTCATTCTAAAAGATGTGTTCTGCAAAGGTGACGCCTATTTCAATACCGGCGACCTAGTCCGCGACATCGGTTTCCGTCATGCGCAGTTTGTTGACCGTCTCGGTGATACTTTCCGCTGGAAAGGTGAAAATGTATCGACTACTGAAGTGGAAAACATGCTGACCGAGTATGACAAGATTGTGGAAGCAGTGGTGTATGGGGTGGAAATTCCAAATACCAATGGTCGTGCCGGTATGGCAGCCATTACGCTGAAACCGGAAGCTGAGCTGAGCGATACTGACCTGAAAGACATGCTGAGCTGTTTCAAGAAATGCCTGCCTGCTTATGCTGTTCCGGTATTCCTGCGTATACAGCAACAGGTCGAAACCACGGGTACTTTTAAATATCAGAAAAATAAATTGAAAGAGCAATCATTTGACCCAAGCAAAACAGATGAGCGTCTACTGGTTTGCTTACCAGGATCGGATGCTTATTGCGATGTAACGCCAGAGGTTTTTGCCAACATCCAGGCCTATCAATATCGCTTCTAA